The sequence ATTGAAAGTCACTTGAGAAATGATTTACCAAATTTATCgttatctaaatattttctcGTATTGGAGGTACATCTATCTCCTGAGGACGATTATTATATAACTTTGCATCTGTATGcacattattttagttttcgttCGCGTAAGcttatacacttttattgtacaccacataaaactACAGAaacattgtaaattaaaatttaactcaaagTAGTAGTCAGTAACacagtatttattaaaaatctcgTGTGATGTTGTTTGTAGTGGCACTCCtgcgaaacggctggaccgatttttatgacttttttatttatatttggtagGTATGAGTAAAGATCGTAAAGAATATTTCATACCGCTACGTGATTAGATGCTGTGTGGCGACGGCAGATCTGCTACCAACCCTCCTTTTTCTGCGGGTGTCGAATGAAGCGACTACGacaatataacggagaacgaaCTACtcctcagtgctactactaccatcaacTGAGATCACCAGCCCGTGTACcctgcgtggtgattatggacaaaacTTCCTTAGGGaaaggcatttagtccagcagtgggttgTTGATGATGTGAAACGATGTCCCTATACAACATTTTTTTGAGATTTAGATTCGAGACATATtattctatataaacaaaaagtggatttaaacagtcgacttacaagaaatgctCATAAATTTGTGACATCtgatcgtctgcgaaaggtacagaagtcatttgtgggattgagtatacgcttttataatatgattccttaggtaattttggaacttccgatgcataagtttaaaaaatatgctaaaacacatttattacagcgaggttattatacaattgatgaatttcttaatgacaaggctgcttggaagcatccggctccgcatTCATGtctcaaaagatagaaaaatgaatgttgaaatgtaaaatgtaaattgttgatgttgaaaaagagaaactggtgagtttcttgccgggttcttctctgtagaatttGCCTTTCAAACCGGTCGTAGAGTCACTGCATACAAaaaaacttgacgtttcaaaagtgctcgtattaggcctacttgaaataaatgaattttgaatttagaatttttgaaatttgggatattatttttgttcctTGGTTTTTTGAGAAATGTTATAAGCGTTGTTTTGTAGGAGTTAGTCAAAATGTGTTTACTACATTAAACTGAAACTAAAGTTACAAGTGCGAACCTGATGGCTACAGCAAGTCAATATTAGGAAAATTAGTTTATTCCATCGACCCTTGTGCTCCTCCGCCCTAATGGGAAAATATAATCTTGGTTGGCAAAGTTCCATTACACTAAGGACAGCCCAAGTTCCATACCTGTACCTACTGGTTCCGAAACTTACCTACTATgttagcttatatatttactgtgcaacgaacttatcattatttatttctgcTCGATGCTAAAGTTAATTAAGCGGGATATATGAAATTCTTGGTTTACGTGCGACATTTCGTCCACGAATGTCCAGCATGGTCGCTTCGAACAAATTTGGGAAGAGGTACTCGTAGGTTTTATCAAGACaatcatgttatttttttaattaaaagactttattgcacaaacgcACAAACtttgaaacaatacaagaaacacataTGAAGATAAACTTTGCCCTTAAcagaatgttatttattttgtttatgatatTTGGACCTTATGTTATTTGGTTTCATACGTTaggtgataaaaaattaaaattaagggaCTTACGAGATTCTATGAGTACGTGCatggccaaaattaaaaaaacaagaagCGAAAGTGCGAAGCgtttataaaacctttttagaaCAAATCGGTAGACGGTTATTGGAGGCCGGTTTgcatattttgaaataaataaattgcgttcgtgtatattttattgacttttattatttcaatttctgGATGTATTTATAGCTCGATATATACAAATCATTATAGAACCGACAGCAATAACTATGCGCCTTCCGAAACTGCTGTTTGTTATTGCGAAAATGTTACTCCTACATTGTAAATGTGTGcatggaaaaaaaaagtaagtagagtaggtacttaaatcACAGAGTTGACGATTTTGATGTCGAAGATCAATGTTATCATTTCTGATGTAAAAATCCATTTCATTCGAACTCGAATGGCGTAAAGAAAATCGAAAGGttaacttttatgttattaatagcTGCTTTACGTCAAGTTAATGCAagcgttaaatttaaaaaaaggcaaaTATAGATTAACTAACAGACACAAACATATTTTGTCAAATATCACTGATAAATTGTTGTTCCCgagataagcgcgttcaaacaaaaacacttggaaaataaaataaagaaataatactttattgtacactaagAAAGAGTTTCTTCAGCTTTACAATGTTAGAAGGTACAGATGGTtgtattgaattttataaaactttaaaatgatattgaGACCTGCCCCAAGATCTAAGCTTTTGGTACCtactttatttcaaataaaaaggaaTCTTATTTTCAATCAATTgcatataactaaataaatgaaatttactaCCTCCTAACTTAATTCTTTTTTGTCAACAGAGTTACCCCAGCCCTGCAAATAGCTAATGAAGTATTCAATCACTATAAAGTATTGTTCCTTGTTTGTATAGAAACACCAATGTCTAATCAAAGGTAAAAAATagacaagtattttttttataatacggaTTTAATGTCTTGAAaatgtcatatatttttttcaagtaaaaaTATGCCACCGTTATGCCTTAAATATCGCCTTTTAAGCAATTTCGTACATCACCTTAACAGATTTCAATTTCATTACACCTAACAGTATGTCACTCGGGCTGCCCGCAATGGCACGGGTTGCATCACGTAATCCATGTCAAAGGTACTCCATGGTAGGTAGGTAATCCACGTAAAACCCCTACCTGCACGGgtagaatgggcaggagacaattatatccccggggataggataaaaaattatcttctcccacagctttatcaactctcggagcacgTACGCacaattagaaataatatctaaataacaaaagtgtaataataatcaggggtaaacttctcctattccatgttccagtgatttagcaggtgggcacgttaattatatcccttgtaattatatcccttggatataatcgggggatatcatttttatttcccgcctgtgctagccctgctgggacAGATTCAAaacttatacttacttaaagTATACACGAACAAAGTAGTGAATACCTAGCCTAGCGATTGACACTTCAGCCACTCTTTCGGGaagaccgaccgaccgaccccGGCACAACTAATTTTACTATGTGCTTTTTTAATACAGAACGGGAGagaatatatattaagtaaacctACATGTTCTCAAGGCCGCGccgtgtgaagtcttccaattGTTTTCCGATTTCAGATTTCTGGTGGACAACCTCCACAGTTACATCAACGCTTTTTCTAAGACGACAGTGGGTTACGCTCCACAATTTACTAGTAATCGCAAATTCTTCGCCAACATGATCAACACGGCTGTCTTCAAGAACATGTTAGAGAAAGACGTTGTGACATTACAGAAAAATTTCTTGGAGAAAATGAAGTTCTGCTGCTCGTCCGTTATGAATCAAGATACTTTGAGACAGTTCTACGATCGAGAAGTTGACcagacaaaaatataaaaaatattttattaaatatcaacTATTAGAAAGTTCGATCAATTGCTGTCACTTGCCAAAGTATCCGCGAAAATTAAGATTTCTTTAGACACTTTTTGTGCTAGACATAGTATCTAGACTAGATTGGGCATCAGCCCCTACAGCCTAGTCTTATTATCTATTCTCATATCGATGTGCCTCTTTCTAATGTCAAAGTAGGTAACAGAATTTTACTAAATGCATACTTAAAATggaaaattcatatatttctagcacgtttgaaacgtcaagtctgtctttttgtagtgCAGTTAGTTATCTTtaagaaatatatgaatttcGTACTTCAAGTACTTAACCACAATTTAGTAAACGTGTCCTTTTAATACATTGGGTATCaatgaaaatacatatattataaaagtatacaacgtgtaaatgagaatcgaatgttataattaattatgcaAACAAAATCGAAATGACGAGTGTAAGTTTAAGTTATCTTGTGCGTAACTTTTGAGCTTTCttcaatagtaataataatatttatttaatttatttatactctttatttgcacacaaataaaaatacagaagaagaataaaagaaaacacagacagaagaagtataaaaaggcggccttatcgctttgtagcgatctcttccaggcaaccttaggataaggaaaacaaaaggataacatactgcaggttgtgcatattaaaaaaaatacatactaataactacatactaatacttaaactagattacacaaataaaataatacacaatatattaaatattaaaaaataaaaaataataataaactaatatatactataacatatcataaatacattaacaacagtaaatactattacaagtcgtcttcaatgtaaactatagtggtttttgacagctttcttaaaaatacaaagtgacttagactgccttatgtcgattgggagcgcattccacagcgctatggcttgcactgtaaacgagtgctcatagaacttagttctatgaaaaggcatactcagagtcagcgcgcgacacgatcttaaatcggattgcactcccagaaaagtaaacttctccttaagataagaaggagtttttatataataatttattttctagaaCTGTTGGTAATAACAAGTTGTTTTACAATCCTAAAAATACACTCCTACAGAATCTACAGTGGGCAAATATTTTCTGATTCaactgaataatatacaaactcattcaaataaaaaattaaaaaaatgatattaattatggaaattattatttccataataGTCAAAGATTTTAAGTAAAATTCATTCAGTCATTTAAAAATTCGttaaagttataagttttatcgTTAAGTATGCGGCAATTTTTTAAGAAAGTCATgcatagtttattatataaagttatatatatgtaatagctgttgcccgcgacttcgtctgtgacTGTCaattcttcttctcagtcggttcgctcttgtcagagcggtcgtggtcgtcacttaagggttgtggcacgcttgactattcgtcgccactcctctctggcagctgcctttatttggtcagcccatctcatcGGCGAtctaaaattgcgactataattgaacatcctatcctatctcttaagttggaccagactgctcacggtgtgccaatttaatttaaaatcggataagtagtttaggagtccatcgcggacaaacatcgtgacaggagatttatatatattaagattagcTATGAATATTGAGAAAtgaactaaatatttattatacacttttgtttgtttatcggAACTATTTGACACGTAACTAGAAATGAAGACCAAGAAAGTTTCTCTAAAACAATACGTAAACAATATCGTTAAAATTCAACGTATAACGACACCGAAAACGAAAACTAAACGAAACCAAACCCAAAACCATATCCCAAAATTGTGTTTAAACCTAGGAGGGTGAAGTTTTGCCCACCAGGATATTACGGCCACTACTATTGCGGCTAGTTAtcataattctgaaacaaaatcACAGTTAATCGTGTTACGAGAACGAAATCTATCGAAaccaaaaacgaaaacgaaaactataaactttttttaaactataaactttatttaggccGAAAAAAGTTTGTACGCagagttctagattaagtatagaaaaaattgcgtttaagatttataaataaacaaaacttcttaaaacataaaatttgttTGCTGGTGCCTTTATCAGGTTTCACAGTTTTATAAGTACCAGCGACCTTTAAACCAAAAATTAATAcctgcttacataataaatgaggttAGTAATTGCAAATACATTggaatgtacaaaatgtttgcAAGACCAGGTTCCAGTTACGCCAACTCCTGTACTAAGTAGTTAAAACTGTATCTCAGTGAGTTGCCATTCCTCGTGCCCAAGTACTTACTATTAATCTATacgttttattctatattatgaaatagATAAACAATATCTATgcagttttgacggccgactggcgcagtgggcagcgaccctgctttctgagtccaaggccgtgggttcgattcccacaactggaaaatgtttgtgtgatgagcataagtgtttttcagtgtctgggtgtttatatgtattttctaagtatttatgtatatataattcatgaaaatattcatcagtcatcttagtacccataacacaagctacgcttattttggggctaggtggcgatgtgtgtattgtcgtagtatatttataaaaaaaaaaaaaaaaaagttttaagataatataataatagcggGAAGGTGGCGACGATTGGTTACAtggttaaaaacaaataaatcttccctcattataatattatgtttgtacgTATAGCTCTGGGAGTCTGCGTCAGGagttaaaaagagaaaaaaaaatgtttggcatcctaaaaataaattccacgCTCAAGCCTACGGCTTTGCAATTTAATATTCGAGTTCAACTTTATCCGGATCAGCACAAAATTGTATCTATGTAATTTAGTTGCAAATGTTTAGGTCGGTCATGAAAAAATATACCGTTTTAGTTCAATTTGCGCCGTTTGCGAGCCGTTCgcatgtaggtacctaatgaAATATCATCGTAAGGCGTTTCCGTTCCGGGATAGAAATTGTGTGagattttttaaagcaaataaatattcataatcttcatatcaacccattaccggcccactacaaggcacgggtctcctcacacaattataagggttttaggccgtagtccaccacgctggcccagtggggaaCGATGGCCCTCACActcctttaagaatattatggagaacttttggGCAAGAAGTTTTCctaatgttttacttcaccgttgtaATAAGTGGTactttgattgcttaaaacgcacataactaagataAGTAAAAGGtgtgttctgggattcgaactcggctccccaaaAGTGGAGCCGAAGTCCCAACCACTACACTATCACcgattaagtaaatattattagcaTTTTATTATCATTCAGTTAGTTAGTAAATAAGGtaaattatatgtaggtattaAAGAACTCAACACACGTTTGAAAGTatcctttgttaaagtgcactatatgatagaatcaatgtttgggaaggcactggcccctaagatacgggatttcctagtttaggggtcaggattccaaagatttacctattgtactgagtttttctaataaatattatattatctttcgGCTAAGATGTTTATACCCGTGGGCCCTGGAACATAATACTTAGACAGCTACTTTGCCACCAAATCGTCAATTATCAAGGTATATACAACGCTATAAGATAAAAACACAATTTAACGTATAATTGAATCGCGAGAATTTCCTTCGTTAAAGCGTAAATTGAAGGAGTTCCTATTATAAAAGAGTTACTATCTCATAGATAAGGTGTGACGTTATTTGAcatgtgtttaattattattttaattcttacttttatattaattgagaCATTTACATGCTGTTTAAGCGGAATTTGGAGATTTAACCATAACATTTTAGACctgtatactaataaaaattcgcaaataaaataaataaataaataaaagttttggggatctgtttaaaaataactattcaaTTATTGGTACACACGTTTACATaaggttaaaaatatttaaccctTAATTTTGCTCGTATGAGAGGCCCTATGATTACTTAAGTGACTTTCATtgtcattttcatttaaatggatagatacctacttaataatcAAAACTTTACAATAATGCAATTTCAACAAAGTCCCAAAAGGCCTTTTAGTTAtaggatatacataaatatgaattagaattttaaaactTGAATAAATCAGTGTTTTCAGTAAAGCTTTAACAATTTTGCACAGATTACCTTTATCACCCGACATATGTGGTAAATAGGGATGAGTGGGTCCTTTGTAACGTTTTATACAAAGGCTCCCAACGACCGTGGAGGCTTTAAATGGACTGCAGGTCGACTATACGGTTTAATAGTGGCCGTAATTTTCTCTAAATGTTAGTAGTATAATATGAACAAACGATTTAACCTGTTTAAACACTGAAACCAAGTGTCCTTAtagcaaatataaatataagtaaaggaattatttggatattaaaattattctgtACATAGGAAAGTATGTACAATAGAGATACATTGGTTGCAAACTAGATGtggaattatataaacaaaccaaaaatcaCGATGTATAAGATTGTTATACTTTTACTAAGTatacaaaattgtaattttatctcCCTTTCCAAGTTAAACattcaaattttagtttaaCGCCCTTTCCTGAAAGAGAACTTAACCGCCCAGTGCGTGTGCGCAGTAAGAAAGATAGCTTAaaactacaatttttattttactactacatGTCTAACAACCCTATATTATGAACCTTTAGCTAGGGCTCTTGATAGAACGTTGGTAAAACATAAATCAGAATTAGCGACTCTTAATAAGACTGATATTAGATCCAAATAGTCgtttgcgagcgagcaaatcttgtactaaggctaggTACCGATCTTAGCTCGATATTTATTAGCAGTCTATTAAATACGTTTATTTGTCTATGGGCAATATGGTGCAAGGTTGGGTAACCTGCACGTGTGCCAACTGCAGTGTTTAAGGTCACTTTTGAATCGTCCAAGGGGAAGAGTATGTAAGtagtctaaaaaaaaaaggtaattagTCTTAGGGCCGGTGCAATCTGGAAACATGGGTTAACTATCACCTGCTAAAGAACAcgcgtttttgtttttcttagcCTTGTCACTATGTATAATAGCAGCCGATATTTTTGTCAGACAGTTGATAGCCATTAGCCAATGGgcagtaaatacatttttaattgagGCAACTGAGGCTCATAATGATATGTGTGAGTGATACATTAAACAACAAGacttaaaatgtattgttagtaatttataaaaaaaataaatcatgttaATTATTTCCTTTGCTTATACTCGTATGAAGTGTTCTAGGATTTGTTAGTCCATATTTCTCGCAAATATGGTCAGTTTAGCATTGGAACTTGACCATGCAATAATAATGACTAAACCCAGCTAGGGCATCTGGAAAAAGCGCTCGGATTCCCCCAGCACGTATGGCTGCCCAAGGCCACAAAAACAGGCCAACtaaaaaaggagaaaaaaaattggtatctCTTTATTTCTTATGCTTTACGTAGAAAACTTTCTTTCTCTAAGTAGCAGTAACAGCAAATACTATAAATCTTTAGGTCCTAGACCTGTATCCTGTGAGGAGACTACTCACTGCTTCAGATTAAAGATTAgttcatataataaatagtgAAGCTATTGACCAAAATTGACACTAAAAGTCACGGGAGTATCTAAGCGTAGTATCATAATAGTTATTAATCTATGCACTTTAAGCAGCCTGTTTATACACTGTCAATAAGTTTTTGTGTCCATATGCTTGACGCCATTTTAGCGCTGTAATATGAGTGTAAATATCAGCAAGTGCAGTGCCAGCAACAAGGTACAGTACGATTCAAACTTTATTTCATAGCGGATGAGCGGAAGTTGAATAATGCATCGCATAGGTACAAGTCTTAACTTATACTCAATATACTATTGCAATCTTCGCATTCAACTGTACCGTCCTGGAGATACCGAATATTGAATTCCGCGCATCGAAACTCTCCAAGTTTGAGATGTCCAGGTTTGAGGGTATGAATCGCAGCTATAGATAATCATAGTATAAACTATATTCTATGGTGACACTGGAAATCACCACAGATATCACAAGCACAAATAGCGCCAAAGTGGCGCTACTTTTAATTCTTTAACTGTCATTTACTCAAATATGACAGCCAGTGTCCAGACCTCAAGTCAAAGATATTGGGCACCTATAATAGGCAGGTACTCAAGTTCTCACTCCTAGTGAACTCCAGTGTGTTAATTAATATAGCATAAGATTTAGTTAAAGTGCAAGTGCATGAGTGCATACTGATACTAATACGCTAACCTGGTGCATTAATTCCAGGCGAGTTAGGTCTGAAGTTGCTCTGCAGAACAAGTGTTTATGTGTTGGTGTCATAAATCTCCTTAATCCAATTTGATATCCAGCTGATAGTGAAATGACCTTGATTGTACAATAATCGATTTTCATCTAATATTTTAGACAAGAAAGCCGAAAAACTATCCTGGGGAATTAAGGTACACTGTTTTGTTTACCATTGCTATTTGCCACCTCAGATTAATATGAATGCAAAACGACTATGTAAAATGTTTAATCTACATGGCTTTGGTTCATCAGTCTTATCATTTAAGGTCAGCTCTCTTAATAAGTTATGTAgttggttttaaaatttaatgttagtttcaaataacaatatgtgaattttgttaaatatgttgaacagctttattttgtatttaattacaaaCTTCTATGTTAATGGTGTAGACAAGGTATTTGTTTTCATACTTATGTTTATGTAgctattcatatttatatttatcatatcaacccattactggcccactacagggcactggtcttctcccacagtgagaggGGATAGGACAAAGTATAGTAAATG comes from Pararge aegeria chromosome 9, ilParAegt1.1, whole genome shotgun sequence and encodes:
- the LOC120626598 gene encoding uncharacterized protein LOC120626598; translation: MLLLHCKCVHGKKKVTPALQIANEVFNHYKVLFLVCIETPMSNQRFLVDNLHSYINAFSKTTVGYAPQFTSNRKFFANMINTAVFKNMLEKDVVTLQKNFLEKMKFCCSSVMNQDTLRQFYDREVDQTKI